One Fusobacterium ulcerans DNA segment encodes these proteins:
- a CDS encoding GNAT family N-acetyltransferase produces MIQLKKITGNKKIYLDLLLLADPEEKAIDKYINNSEVFSLIENEKVLGQCAVTEIDKHKCEIKNIAINEDIHKKGYGRKFINLICDYYKDKYTSILVGTADAGVEFYEKCGFKISHRIKNFFIDNYDEEIFDNGIQCVDMIYLEKKIK; encoded by the coding sequence ATGATCCAATTAAAGAAAATAACAGGAAATAAAAAAATCTATCTTGATTTATTACTCTTAGCCGACCCAGAAGAGAAAGCTATTGATAAATACATCAATAATAGTGAAGTTTTTTCTCTTATTGAAAATGAAAAAGTTTTAGGACAGTGTGCTGTCACTGAAATAGACAAACATAAATGTGAAATAAAGAATATAGCTATTAATGAAGATATTCACAAGAAAGGCTATGGAAGAAAATTCATCAATCTCATATGTGATTACTATAAAGATAAATATACTTCTATATTAGTAGGAACTGCTGATGCTGGAGTAGAATTCTATGAAAAGTGCGGATTTAAAATTTCTCACAGAATAAAGAATTTCTTTATAGATAATTATGATGAAGAAATTTTTGATAATGGAATTCAATGTGTAGATATGATTTATTTAGAGAAGAAGATAAAATAA
- a CDS encoding DUF2271 domain-containing protein, whose product MKTKLFFLLLFLSAFTNILAENLQTKKVHISFKYEKQFKLSSNQFAVWIENENNELIKNIFVTRFTATNGYSTRKEALPIWVKHSNIKNYSKERVDAISGATPKSSHLSYIWDCTDQNGNPVPAGTYIFFIEGSTHWKDGILFEGTITLGDHPYIVGPFIKDFTREALNSKMITDVNAEIK is encoded by the coding sequence ATGAAAACAAAGCTATTTTTTTTACTACTTTTTTTATCTGCTTTTACAAATATTTTAGCCGAAAATCTTCAAACAAAAAAAGTTCATATCTCCTTTAAGTATGAAAAGCAGTTTAAACTATCTTCAAATCAATTTGCTGTATGGATAGAAAATGAAAATAATGAACTAATAAAAAATATATTTGTTACAAGATTTACAGCCACCAATGGTTATTCAACGAGAAAAGAAGCTCTTCCCATCTGGGTAAAACATTCAAATATTAAAAATTATTCAAAAGAAAGAGTAGATGCTATATCTGGAGCTACTCCAAAAAGCAGTCATCTTTCATATATTTGGGATTGTACTGATCAAAATGGAAACCCTGTTCCAGCAGGCACATATATTTTTTTTATTGAAGGAAGCACTCACTGGAAAGATGGAATTCTTTTTGAAGGAACTATAACTTTAGGTGATCATCCCTATATTGTAGGTCCGTTTATAAAAGATTTTACCAGAGAAGCTCTGAATAGTAAAATGATAACAGATGTAAATGCTGAAATAAAATAA
- a CDS encoding UxaA family hydrolase, with protein MINALIIDVKDSVGVAIEQIAKGTEISYKAGDKVLTLTALGDIQIYHKFATRDIAKGEPVVKYGEHIGIASEDIKAGAHVHTHNVESHRENL; from the coding sequence ATGATCAATGCTTTAATAATTGATGTGAAAGACAGTGTGGGAGTAGCTATTGAACAAATTGCTAAAGGAACAGAGATAAGCTATAAAGCTGGAGATAAAGTTTTAACACTTACAGCTCTTGGAGATATTCAAATATATCATAAATTTGCAACTAGAGATATAGCTAAAGGTGAACCAGTAGTTAAATATGGAGAGCATATAGGAATTGCATCTGAGGATATAAAAGCTGGAGCACATGTACATACTCATAATGTAGAAAGTCACAGAGAGAACTTATAG
- a CDS encoding UxaA family hydrolase, giving the protein MNFLGYRRPDGRVGVRNKIFILPASVCASDTTRIIASQIEGAVTFNNQNGCSQVAGDQQLTMDVMAGMAANPNVYGIIVVSLGCENCQMDLVVDAIRERTNKPMETFIIQENGGTITTIERAVRAGRKMAQEASKLQREEFPISELIVGTECGGSDPTSGLASNVLIGELSDRLVALGSTSILSETTEFIGAEHILAARAKTPEIKERIYEIVHRYEKALQLVGEEVRDGNPSPGNIAGGITTLEEKSLGCIHKGGHTEVTAVYDYGKQVEEKGLVVMDTPGNDPSSVAGMVAGGAQVIVFSTGRGTPTGNPISPVIKITGNKITFANMSDNIDIDASPVIYGPQTLKELGEEFLQEVIEVANGKQTKAETLGYTEMAIARLCNYV; this is encoded by the coding sequence ATGAATTTTTTAGGATATAGAAGACCAGATGGAAGAGTTGGAGTAAGAAACAAAATATTTATTTTACCAGCAAGTGTTTGTGCATCAGATACTACTAGAATAATAGCTTCTCAAATAGAAGGAGCAGTAACATTTAATAATCAGAATGGATGTTCACAAGTAGCAGGAGACCAACAGCTTACTATGGATGTTATGGCTGGAATGGCAGCTAACCCAAATGTATATGGAATAATAGTTGTTTCTCTTGGATGTGAAAACTGTCAAATGGATCTAGTTGTAGATGCAATAAGAGAAAGAACAAACAAACCAATGGAAACATTCATTATTCAAGAAAATGGTGGAACTATAACAACAATAGAGAGAGCAGTTCGTGCTGGAAGAAAAATGGCACAGGAAGCTTCAAAACTTCAAAGAGAAGAATTCCCAATATCTGAACTTATAGTTGGAACTGAATGCGGAGGATCAGACCCTACAAGTGGTCTTGCATCAAACGTACTTATAGGAGAACTAAGTGATCGTTTAGTAGCACTTGGATCTACTTCTATTCTTTCTGAAACTACAGAATTTATAGGAGCAGAGCATATCCTTGCAGCTCGTGCTAAAACTCCAGAAATAAAAGAAAGAATATATGAAATTGTACATAGATATGAAAAAGCTCTTCAATTAGTTGGAGAGGAAGTAAGAGACGGAAATCCATCACCAGGAAATATAGCAGGAGGAATTACAACTCTTGAAGAAAAATCTCTTGGATGTATTCATAAAGGTGGACATACAGAAGTTACAGCAGTATATGATTATGGAAAACAAGTAGAAGAAAAAGGACTTGTAGTAATGGATACTCCAGGAAATGACCCTTCATCAGTAGCAGGAATGGTAGCAGGAGGAGCTCAAGTTATAGTATTCTCTACAGGTAGAGGAACTCCTACAGGAAACCCTATTTCACCAGTAATTAAAATTACTGGAAATAAAATAACATTTGCTAATATGTCAGATAATATTGATATAGATGCAAGCCCAGTTATTTATGGACCACAAACACTTAAAGAACTTGGAGAAGAGTTCTTACAAGAAGTAATAGAAGTAGCTAATGGAAAACAAACTAAAGCAGAAACTTTAGGGTATACAGAAATGGCTATTGCAAGATTATGTAACTATGTATAA
- a CDS encoding serine dehydratase subunit alpha family protein translates to MEKTIEKIMSILAEEIVPAEGCTEPIAIAYAASKLTSVLGNVPEKIDAYLSGNIIKNVKSVKIPNSNGMVGIEASVAMGAILGECERELMVISHVDTSRLPEVQKFLDDNRINVFLNDSDVKLYIRLEGTCGNDTASVEIQNYHTNITKITKNGEEVKGCLCDDCTSADVMTDRTFLTVELIHDLAKNIDLSLIEPVFKQVIDYNTAIAKEGLSNYYGLSIGKLMKEGMEEGVYGNDVRNNMASFASAGSDARMNGCSLPVMTTSGSGNQGMTCSLPVIKFCEMKNIPYEQLIRGLFFSHMTTIHIKSNIGRLSAYCGAVCASGGVAGAISFLSGFSPAQIDSAIETTLATLSGVVCDGAKSSCATKIASGVAAAFDGYYAASKNRKFEFGEGIVGRNIESTIKNVGTLGQVGMKITDDVILDIMIKNK, encoded by the coding sequence ATGGAAAAAACAATTGAAAAAATAATGAGTATCTTGGCTGAGGAAATAGTACCTGCTGAAGGATGTACTGAACCAATAGCAATAGCCTATGCTGCAAGTAAACTTACAAGTGTATTAGGAAACGTACCTGAAAAAATAGATGCTTACCTTTCTGGAAATATAATCAAAAACGTTAAAAGCGTGAAAATACCTAATTCAAATGGAATGGTAGGAATAGAAGCTTCTGTAGCTATGGGAGCTATCTTAGGAGAATGTGAAAGAGAACTTATGGTAATCTCTCATGTTGATACTAGCCGTCTTCCTGAAGTTCAAAAATTTCTTGATGATAACAGAATAAATGTTTTCCTTAATGACAGTGATGTGAAACTTTATATCAGATTAGAAGGAACTTGTGGAAATGATACAGCTTCTGTTGAAATTCAAAATTACCATACTAATATCACTAAAATTACAAAAAATGGAGAAGAGGTTAAAGGATGTCTTTGTGATGACTGTACATCAGCAGACGTTATGACTGACAGAACATTTCTTACTGTAGAACTTATCCATGATTTAGCTAAAAATATAGATTTATCTCTTATAGAACCTGTTTTCAAACAAGTTATTGATTATAATACTGCAATAGCAAAAGAAGGTCTTTCTAACTACTATGGTCTTTCTATTGGAAAACTAATGAAAGAAGGTATGGAAGAAGGAGTTTATGGAAATGATGTAAGAAATAATATGGCAAGCTTTGCAAGTGCTGGAAGTGACGCAAGAATGAATGGATGCTCTCTTCCTGTAATGACTACAAGTGGAAGTGGAAACCAAGGAATGACTTGTTCTCTTCCTGTAATCAAATTCTGTGAAATGAAAAATATTCCATATGAGCAATTAATCAGAGGGCTTTTCTTCTCTCATATGACAACTATACATATCAAAAGCAATATAGGAAGATTATCAGCTTATTGTGGAGCTGTATGTGCAAGTGGAGGAGTAGCAGGAGCTATATCTTTCCTTTCTGGATTCTCTCCAGCCCAAATAGATTCAGCTATTGAAACAACTCTTGCAACTCTTTCTGGAGTAGTATGTGATGGAGCAAAGAGTTCATGTGCTACAAAAATAGCAAGTGGAGTAGCTGCTGCATTTGATGGTTACTATGCTGCAAGTAAAAATAGAAAATTTGAATTTGGTGAAGGAATAGTTGGAAGAAATATTGAATCTACTATTAAAAATGTAGGAACTCTTGGACAGGTTGGAATGAAAATAACTGACGATGTTATCCTTGATATCATGATAAAAAATAAATAG
- a CDS encoding fumarylacetoacetate hydrolase family protein has protein sequence MKFIRFKSENNEKLGIFNNDESKIIEISSVLNGRKFSSMIDLIENITEEELEQLQKTFGGKISGYVQHDVSKVKICSPIKRPIHDIICVGVNYKDHLEETKESFKEDFTEPAKTVYFSKRACEIIGSGDAVKSRMDLDTHLDYEVELAVIIGKKGSDIAKEDVEEYIFGYSVFNDVSARILQQSHLQWYRGKSLDTYSSMGPCILYKTALPFPLEVDVKSYVNDELRQSSNTKLFLADIPQIISEISAGITLEPGDIIITGTPSGVGMGMKPQGFMKKGDTVTCEIPEIGKLVNIIE, from the coding sequence ATGAAATTTATAAGATTTAAAAGTGAAAACAATGAGAAATTGGGTATTTTCAATAATGATGAATCAAAAATCATTGAGATATCTTCTGTGTTAAATGGCAGAAAGTTTTCTTCAATGATTGATCTTATAGAAAATATCACTGAAGAGGAACTTGAACAGCTTCAGAAAACTTTTGGGGGAAAGATTTCTGGCTATGTTCAACATGATGTTTCAAAAGTCAAAATATGCTCACCAATTAAAAGGCCTATCCATGATATCATCTGTGTAGGGGTAAATTATAAAGATCATCTGGAAGAAACTAAAGAAAGTTTTAAAGAAGATTTCACTGAACCTGCAAAAACAGTATATTTTTCCAAAAGAGCTTGTGAAATAATAGGATCAGGGGATGCAGTAAAAAGTAGAATGGACCTGGATACACATTTAGACTACGAGGTAGAGCTGGCAGTTATTATAGGTAAAAAAGGATCAGATATAGCAAAAGAAGATGTTGAGGAGTATATTTTTGGGTATTCAGTATTCAATGATGTATCTGCTAGAATATTACAGCAGTCACATCTTCAGTGGTACAGAGGAAAAAGTCTGGATACTTATTCATCTATGGGACCATGTATACTATATAAAACAGCACTTCCATTTCCGTTAGAGGTAGATGTGAAAAGTTATGTTAATGATGAATTGAGACAGTCTTCAAACACAAAATTATTTTTAGCGGATATTCCTCAGATAATATCTGAAATATCAGCGGGAATAACTCTTGAACCTGGAGATATAATAATAACTGGAACACCTTCTGGGGTAGGAATGGGAATGAAACCTCAAGGATTTATGAAAAAGGGAGATACAGTGACTTGTGAAATTCCAGAAATAGGAAAACTTGTCAACATTATAGAATAA
- a CDS encoding suppressor of fused domain protein codes for MKTEYIETAGWDAITRAFEKLYPEQTDPIHYAPIISWRLGGEDPLDGISVYDGGDYYHFVTYGLSELYDKESEDFDYSGYGFELTLKLKKSSLKNDEEELNCICGILQTLGRITFENGDIFQPFEYIYTGQKTGMDSKSVSNITGFVTVPDEAGEINTPNGLLQFVQLVGMTDAELKAVADKKNTVEEMVEKLGHTLTDFKRKSLV; via the coding sequence ATGAAAACAGAATATATAGAGACTGCTGGATGGGATGCTATTACAAGAGCTTTTGAAAAACTATATCCTGAACAGACTGATCCTATTCACTATGCCCCTATAATATCTTGGCGTTTAGGTGGAGAAGATCCTTTAGATGGCATTAGTGTCTATGATGGAGGAGACTACTATCATTTTGTCACTTATGGTCTTTCTGAACTGTATGATAAGGAATCTGAAGATTTTGACTACAGTGGATATGGATTTGAACTTACATTAAAATTAAAAAAATCTTCTTTAAAAAACGATGAAGAAGAATTAAATTGTATATGTGGAATTTTACAAACACTTGGAAGAATAACTTTTGAAAATGGAGATATATTCCAACCTTTCGAATACATCTACACTGGTCAAAAAACTGGTATGGATTCTAAATCAGTATCTAATATTACAGGTTTTGTAACTGTTCCTGATGAAGCTGGAGAAATAAATACTCCAAATGGACTATTACAATTTGTACAACTTGTAGGTATGACTGATGCAGAATTAAAAGCTGTTGCAGATAAAAAAAATACTGTTGAAGAAATGGTGGAAAAACTTGGTCACACTTTGACTGATTTTAAAAGAAAAAGTTTAGTGTAA
- a CDS encoding dihydrodipicolinate synthase family protein, with protein sequence MKKANFLTPVVTAFDENGNLDIQGNKNVWDHLIKGGVDGLVIMGSTGEFFSMTTEQKKELIKLVVEHVNKRTKVYIGTSCMTVEDTVELSNFAIETGADAVMIISPYYFALSNESVEFFYDKVAEAVKGDIYLYNFPDRTGHDLTPEVTLNLLRKHKNIVGFKDTVSEMGHTRKLMTTVLKEFPDFIVLSGFDENFVHNILCGGSGCIGGLSNLCPELFADWVKAINAKNMDEVARIQKIVDKLMDLYPIGTPFIPIMKKAMILHGVEMKEYCTKPFLPATEEQTEQIKAVMKDAGLL encoded by the coding sequence ATGAAAAAAGCAAATTTTTTGACTCCAGTAGTAACTGCATTTGATGAAAATGGAAATCTGGATATTCAAGGTAATAAAAATGTATGGGATCACCTTATTAAAGGTGGAGTAGATGGACTTGTAATTATGGGAAGTACTGGAGAATTTTTCTCTATGACTACTGAGCAAAAGAAAGAACTTATTAAATTAGTAGTAGAACATGTAAATAAAAGAACAAAAGTATATATTGGAACTAGCTGCATGACAGTAGAAGATACAGTTGAACTTTCAAATTTTGCAATAGAAACTGGAGCAGATGCTGTAATGATAATCAGTCCATATTACTTTGCTCTTTCTAATGAAAGTGTAGAATTTTTCTATGATAAAGTAGCAGAAGCTGTAAAAGGAGATATCTATTTATATAACTTCCCTGACAGAACAGGACATGATTTAACTCCAGAAGTTACATTAAATCTTCTTAGAAAACATAAAAATATAGTCGGGTTTAAAGATACTGTAAGTGAAATGGGACATACTAGAAAACTTATGACTACAGTATTGAAAGAATTTCCTGATTTTATAGTATTATCAGGATTTGACGAAAACTTTGTTCATAATATTTTATGTGGAGGAAGTGGATGTATTGGAGGACTTTCAAACTTATGTCCAGAACTTTTTGCTGACTGGGTAAAAGCAATAAATGCAAAAAATATGGATGAAGTTGCTAGAATTCAAAAAATAGTAGATAAATTAATGGATCTTTATCCAATAGGAACTCCATTTATCCCTATTATGAAAAAAGCTATGATACTTCATGGAGTAGAAATGAAAGAGTATTGTACAAAACCTTTCTTACCAGCAACTGAAGAACAAACTGAACAAATAAAAGCAGTTATGAAGGACGCAGGACTTCTATAA